In a genomic window of Occallatibacter riparius:
- a CDS encoding RNA polymerase sigma factor, translated as MHRAAETKQDELSTNHSFNSEDSSLVASARAGDCEAFDVLASTYRKRILNLARRITRNHEDAEDVTQRTLMKAFLNVRGFKEPARL; from the coding sequence ATGCATAGAGCAGCCGAAACCAAACAGGACGAACTGAGCACAAATCACTCATTCAACAGCGAGGATTCCTCTCTGGTTGCTTCCGCCAGAGCGGGCGACTGCGAGGCTTTCGATGTCCTTGCTTCAACCTACCGGAAAAGAATTCTCAATCTCGCCAGACGTATCACAAGGAATCATGAAGACGCCGAGGACGTCACGCAACGGACGTTGATGAAGGCGTTTCTCAATGTGCGCGGCTTCAAAGAACCTGCGCGTTTATGA
- a CDS encoding sigma-70 family RNA polymerase sigma factor has product MATAEVLPTQAFDTITRELATDIAAFTEVRPRLFAIAFRILQSAAEAEDVVQDAWLRWQQTNRSVVLDVPAFLATTTTRLCLNIAQSARWRRETFDSPWLPELIETRANPELGAIRNAGLEHAIAMLLERLSPPERAAYILREAFDYSYSQIAEVLRIAEANSRQLVVRARKHLAEGRRSSVISVEKTRLLDAFIQAAQIGDLSALENVLARDAAAFAGASRSAALTQFRAVGPNRIQKFVATMSSKLWNGGTLCVDPS; this is encoded by the coding sequence ATGGCTACTGCAGAGGTACTTCCTACACAGGCATTTGATACGATCACCCGCGAGCTTGCAACCGATATCGCTGCATTCACCGAAGTCCGTCCGCGTCTGTTCGCAATTGCCTTCCGCATCCTGCAGAGCGCGGCAGAGGCGGAAGATGTAGTGCAGGATGCCTGGCTGAGGTGGCAACAGACTAATCGCAGTGTGGTGCTGGATGTGCCCGCGTTCCTCGCGACGACTACCACAAGGTTGTGTCTCAATATCGCCCAATCCGCGCGCTGGCGTCGCGAAACCTTCGATAGTCCATGGCTTCCAGAGCTGATAGAGACGCGGGCAAACCCTGAACTAGGTGCGATCCGCAATGCCGGATTAGAGCACGCAATCGCCATGCTGCTCGAGAGACTCTCGCCGCCAGAGCGTGCGGCTTACATCCTGCGTGAAGCGTTCGATTATTCCTACAGCCAAATTGCAGAAGTTTTGAGAATTGCGGAAGCAAACAGTCGACAACTCGTTGTTAGAGCTCGAAAGCATCTTGCCGAAGGGAGGCGCTCGTCCGTTATCTCCGTCGAAAAGACGCGCCTTCTTGATGCCTTCATCCAGGCTGCTCAAATCGGAGATCTCTCGGCACTTGAGAATGTTCTCGCGAGGGATGCAGCGGCCTTTGCAGGGGCTAGCCGGTCCGCAGCCTTGACACAGTTCCGGGCCGTCGGCCCTAACCGCATCCAAAAGTTCGTTGCCACGATGTCATCAAAATTGTGGAACGGTGGGACCCTTTGCGTTGACCCGAGCTAA
- a CDS encoding SDR family NAD(P)-dependent oxidoreductase, producing the protein MTRKKTAIVTGASQGIGAAVVQAFLDRDYDVIATSRAISKSGLPPSPRLALVDGDIGLPETAEKIARIAVDRFGTIDHLVNNAGVFASKPFTAYTAEDFRAFVSTNLEGFIYISQRAVAQMLKQGTGGSVTTITSSTADHPIAGARGSIPMITKGGLNSITLSLAAEYAIEKIRFNAVAPGIVDTPMHRGTPKDFLNSFSPMGAIAEPRDIADAVIYLSEASHVTGEVLYVDDGAHVGKW; encoded by the coding sequence ATGACACGGAAGAAGACAGCTATCGTGACCGGCGCGTCCCAAGGGATTGGGGCAGCGGTTGTCCAGGCCTTTCTGGATCGGGACTATGACGTCATCGCGACCTCACGTGCAATTTCCAAATCAGGTCTGCCACCGTCGCCGAGATTGGCGTTGGTCGATGGGGACATCGGTCTTCCCGAGACGGCTGAAAAGATCGCAAGGATTGCAGTCGACAGATTTGGCACAATCGATCATCTGGTGAACAATGCGGGTGTCTTCGCATCGAAACCATTCACCGCCTACACCGCCGAGGACTTTCGCGCATTTGTCTCCACGAACCTGGAGGGTTTCATTTACATCAGCCAGCGGGCAGTCGCACAAATGCTGAAGCAGGGTACAGGAGGCAGCGTAACGACCATCACGTCGTCGACGGCAGACCACCCCATCGCAGGAGCTCGTGGCTCGATACCGATGATCACAAAAGGAGGGTTGAACTCGATTACCCTCAGCCTGGCAGCTGAATACGCAATAGAGAAGATCCGATTCAATGCGGTCGCGCCCGGGATTGTCGACACTCCTATGCACAGGGGCACTCCGAAGGATTTCCTGAACTCCTTCTCTCCGATGGGGGCAATCGCTGAACCGAGAGACATCGCCGATGCCGTTATATATCTGAGCGAGGCCAGTCATGTAACCGGCGAGGTTCTATACGTTGATGACGGCGCGCATGTTGGCAAGTGGTAA
- a CDS encoding RNA polymerase sigma factor, which yields MTWLKRIAINEALMLKRYIKSRPEVGWPQSPEAGELGLSFEFADVRPNPEQCFETHEWRQFLLAEIKKLTPNARSAMETRYLNEYSMKDLAVALGISVSATKARLFRSRNILRAELTRSLNTRGTGRDQPTSLPA from the coding sequence ATGACCTGGCTCAAGCGCATTGCGATCAATGAGGCGCTCATGCTGAAGCGGTACATAAAGAGCCGACCCGAAGTTGGCTGGCCACAGTCCCCTGAAGCTGGAGAACTTGGACTTTCCTTTGAATTTGCAGACGTCAGACCGAATCCCGAGCAGTGCTTTGAAACGCACGAATGGCGTCAGTTCCTGTTGGCTGAGATTAAGAAACTCACGCCAAACGCGCGATCAGCGATGGAAACGCGTTATCTGAACGAGTATTCGATGAAAGATCTGGCTGTCGCATTGGGCATTTCGGTGAGTGCAACAAAGGCTCGCCTGTTCCGAAGCCGAAATATTCTTCGGGCCGAACTCACACGTTCACTTAATACCAGGGGGACAGGACGTGACCAGCCAACAAGCCTTCCTGCATGA